One Streptomyces sp. L2 genomic window carries:
- a CDS encoding type ISP restriction/modification enzyme, with protein sequence MPCVTYDDDAPLLADLMPWSVAPLRVGRGWPVGPDVRSLKARWDALLKAEVADREALFEPSRSRTPHSAVARLPGQGGGGTERLVRAAGPCAEPVRVLAAPFDEQWLIPDHRLVDTARPELWRVADERQVFVVETPDDVPLLATSRLPVLRLGTIRPLHRRPGGAEPNLAPGLLDLLAARLGTRPSPVDVLAWILAATRPDLTVPLTEDPELWASGVELGRRMLWLMRRDGERPKLPGGRRPYVRAPLPARPLTLDYDRDEETLLLGEGRVSPVPPAAWDYEVAGARVLEAWFTARTAPAAPGTLAAIRPPSWPQTWTSELLELITVLALLSDVRKRRADLKPTAPITATDLRRAAILPAPATSHRPASVLDHPEEGPEGQFALL encoded by the coding sequence ATGCCCTGCGTGACGTACGACGACGATGCTCCGCTGCTGGCGGACCTCATGCCGTGGTCCGTCGCACCGTTGCGGGTGGGGCGGGGCTGGCCGGTGGGCCCGGACGTGCGGTCGCTGAAGGCTCGCTGGGACGCGCTGCTGAAGGCCGAAGTGGCGGATCGCGAGGCGCTGTTCGAGCCCAGCCGGTCCCGTACGCCGCACTCCGCCGTGGCGCGGTTGCCCGGTCAGGGCGGTGGCGGGACGGAGCGGCTGGTGCGGGCCGCGGGGCCCTGTGCCGAGCCGGTGCGGGTGCTGGCGGCGCCGTTCGACGAGCAGTGGTTGATCCCGGACCACCGGCTGGTGGACACGGCCCGGCCGGAACTGTGGCGGGTGGCGGACGAGCGGCAGGTCTTCGTGGTGGAGACCCCCGACGACGTACCCCTCCTCGCGACCTCCCGCCTGCCCGTCCTGCGCCTGGGCACCATCCGACCGCTGCACCGCCGGCCGGGCGGAGCGGAACCGAACCTGGCGCCGGGCCTGCTGGACCTTCTGGCCGCCCGCCTCGGCACCCGCCCGTCCCCGGTGGACGTGCTGGCCTGGATCCTCGCCGCGACCCGCCCCGATCTGACCGTGCCGCTCACCGAGGATCCGGAACTGTGGGCCTCGGGAGTGGAGCTGGGCCGCCGTATGCTGTGGCTGATGCGCCGCGACGGCGAACGCCCCAAGCTGCCGGGCGGCCGGCGCCCCTACGTCCGCGCACCTTTGCCGGCCCGCCCTCTCACCCTCGACTACGACCGCGACGAGGAGACCCTCCTGCTCGGTGAGGGCCGCGTCTCCCCCGTCCCGCCGGCCGCCTGGGACTACGAGGTGGCCGGCGCCCGGGTCCTGGAAGCCTGGTTCACCGCCCGCACGGCCCCGGCCGCTCCAGGCACCCTCGCGGCGATCCGCCCACCGTCCTGGCCCCAGACCTGGACCTCGGAACTCCTGGAACTGATCACGGTCCTCGCCCTGCTCTCGGACGTACGGAAGCGCCGAGCGGACCTGAAGCCGACCGCACCGATCACGGCGACGGACCTGCGCCGGGCCGCCATCCTCCCCGCCCCCGCCACCTCCCACCGCCCGGCCTCGGTCCTGGACCACCCGGAGGAAGGCCCCGAAGGCCAGTTCGCCCTGCTGTAG
- a CDS encoding GntR family transcriptional regulator, with the protein MTSFAPDSIVLNRKLPLWYQVSQSLRASILGRSPQDPLRLPTEERLAEHYGVSVLTMRQALKELEDEGLISRHRRRGTFIEPDARRGAPVRLLGSVDAIVAQQSGMTSELLDHGRAPVPAHLAEHFPDLTEVATYHRLRCDEKTGEPTNHAVNHVRPELAGRIDLDDLVRWPMTKVLRDVVGADIGRITDTVEARLADPETSRLLEVPLLSPILHYTGVTYDGAGRVLDVAVIQYRGDRFSFTVTLEA; encoded by the coding sequence GTGACCTCCTTCGCCCCGGACTCGATCGTCCTGAACCGCAAGCTGCCCCTCTGGTACCAGGTGTCGCAGTCGCTGCGCGCCTCGATACTGGGCCGCTCGCCGCAGGACCCGCTGCGCCTGCCCACCGAGGAGCGGCTCGCCGAGCACTACGGCGTCAGCGTGCTGACGATGCGGCAGGCGCTGAAGGAACTGGAGGACGAGGGGCTGATCAGCAGGCACCGGCGGCGCGGCACGTTCATCGAGCCCGACGCCCGGCGCGGCGCCCCGGTGCGGCTGCTGGGTTCGGTGGACGCCATCGTGGCCCAGCAGTCCGGCATGACAAGTGAACTGCTCGACCACGGGCGGGCCCCGGTGCCGGCGCATCTCGCCGAGCACTTCCCGGATCTGACGGAGGTGGCGACGTACCACCGGCTGCGCTGCGACGAGAAGACGGGCGAGCCGACGAACCACGCCGTCAACCACGTACGGCCCGAACTGGCCGGGCGCATCGACCTGGACGATCTGGTGCGGTGGCCGATGACGAAGGTGCTGCGGGACGTGGTGGGGGCGGACATCGGCAGGATCACCGACACGGTGGAGGCGAGACTGGCCGACCCGGAGACGTCCCGTCTGCTGGAAGTGCCGCTGCTGAGCCCGATCCTGCACTACACCGGGGTGACGTACGACGGCGCCGGGCGAGTGCTGGACGTGGCGGTCATCCAGTACCGGGGGGACCGCTTCTCGTTCACGGTGACGCTGGAGGCGTGA